The following are encoded in a window of Aneurinibacillus migulanus genomic DNA:
- the rplB gene encoding 50S ribosomal protein L2 yields the protein MAIKKYKPTSPGRRQMTVSTFEEITTSTPEKSLLAPKHKKAGRNNQGKITVRHHGGGHKQKYRVIDFKRNKDGIPGRVATIEYDPNRSANIALINYADGEKRYILAPNGLQVGMTIVSGADADIKVGNALPLANIPVGTVIHNIELKAGKGGQLVRSAGTEAQLLGRDGDYVIVRLASGETRMIRKECRATIGQVGNGEHELITIGKAGRSRWLGKRPTVRGSVMNPNDHPHGGGEGRAPIGRSGPLTPWGKPTLGAKTRKKNKQSSKYIVRSRKKK from the coding sequence ATGGCAATTAAAAAGTACAAACCGACTTCTCCTGGTCGCCGTCAAATGACTGTGTCTACTTTTGAAGAGATTACGACTTCCACACCGGAAAAATCTCTGCTTGCGCCGAAGCATAAAAAAGCCGGCCGCAACAACCAAGGTAAAATCACAGTTCGTCATCATGGTGGCGGTCATAAACAGAAGTATCGTGTTATTGACTTCAAACGTAATAAAGACGGTATTCCAGGTCGTGTTGCTACAATCGAGTACGACCCGAACCGTTCAGCTAACATCGCGCTGATTAACTATGCTGATGGTGAGAAGCGCTACATCCTAGCTCCGAATGGTCTGCAAGTAGGCATGACTATTGTATCCGGTGCGGATGCTGATATTAAAGTAGGTAACGCACTGCCGCTGGCTAATATTCCAGTAGGTACAGTTATCCATAATATCGAACTGAAAGCAGGCAAAGGTGGCCAGCTTGTTCGCTCCGCTGGTACAGAAGCTCAGCTTCTTGGCCGCGATGGCGATTATGTAATCGTTCGTCTGGCTTCAGGCGAAACTCGCATGATTCGCAAAGAGTGCCGTGCAACAATCGGTCAAGTAGGTAATGGAGAACACGAACTTATCACTATCGGTAAAGCCGGTCGTTCTCGCTGGTTAGGCAAGCGCCCGACAGTTCGTGGTTCTGTAATGAACCCGAATGATCACCCACACGGTGGTGGTGAAGGTCGCGCTCCAATCGGACGTAGCGGTCCGCTTACTCCTTGGGGTAAACCGACGCTTGGTGCAAAAACTCGCAAGAAAAACAAGCAATCTAGCAAGTATATTGTTCGTAGCCGCAAGAAGAAGTAA
- the rplW gene encoding 50S ribosomal protein L23 has translation MKDPRDIIKRPVITERTADMMGSNKYVFEVDLRANKTEIKDAVQRIFDVKVVNVNTMRVKGKPKRVGKYFGKRSDWKKAIVQLSEDSKALEFFEGV, from the coding sequence ATGAAAGATCCTCGCGATATTATCAAGCGCCCGGTTATTACCGAACGTACTGCTGACATGATGGGCAGCAACAAATACGTATTCGAAGTTGATTTACGTGCGAATAAAACGGAAATCAAAGATGCGGTTCAACGCATTTTCGATGTGAAAGTCGTAAACGTAAATACAATGCGTGTTAAAGGTAAGCCGAAGCGCGTAGGTAAATATTTCGGTAAACGTTCTGACTGGAAAAAAGCTATCGTTCAACTGAGCGAAGATAGTAAAGCTCTTGAGTTCTTTGAAGGTGTTTAA
- the rplD gene encoding 50S ribosomal protein L4, giving the protein MPKVTLFNQAGSQVGEIELSDAVFGIEPNEAVLADAIIMQQASRRAGTHAVKNRSAVRGGGRKPWKQKGTGRARQGSIRSPQWVGGGVVFGPTPRSYSYKLPKKVRRLAIKSALSSKVKNEEIVVLDALNFDAPKTKEMVKVLGNLKVDNKVLVVTGDYNDNVALSARNIPGVKFVSANGINVLDVLHHDKLLITQDAVAKVEEVLV; this is encoded by the coding sequence ATGCCTAAAGTAACACTTTTCAATCAAGCCGGCTCTCAAGTAGGTGAAATCGAACTGTCCGATGCAGTATTCGGTATCGAACCGAACGAAGCAGTGCTTGCCGACGCAATTATCATGCAGCAGGCTTCCCGTCGTGCTGGTACGCATGCTGTGAAAAACCGCTCTGCGGTAAGAGGCGGTGGCCGTAAGCCTTGGAAACAAAAAGGAACAGGACGCGCTCGTCAAGGTAGCATTCGCTCCCCACAATGGGTTGGCGGTGGTGTGGTTTTCGGACCGACTCCTCGCAGCTATTCTTACAAGCTTCCTAAGAAGGTTCGTCGTCTGGCGATTAAATCCGCTCTTTCTAGTAAAGTAAAGAACGAGGAAATCGTAGTATTGGACGCTCTAAACTTCGATGCACCAAAAACCAAAGAAATGGTGAAAGTGCTCGGAAATCTGAAAGTGGACAACAAAGTGCTTGTTGTAACAGGTGACTATAACGACAATGTAGCGCTGTCCGCTCGCAACATTCCTGGCGTGAAGTTCGTTTCCGCTAATGGAATCAACGTTCTTGATGTTCTGCATCATGACAAGTTGCTGATTACGCAGGATGCAGTCGCTAAAGTTGAGGAGGTGCTTGTATAA
- the rplC gene encoding 50S ribosomal protein L3, translating to MTKGILGKKVGMTQVFTAEGIVVPVTVIEAGPCVVLQKKDQTTDGYEAIQIGFADKKEVRANKPEKGHAAKANTTPKRFVRELRNIDLAGYEVGQELKADIFAEGDVVDVTGTSKGKGFAGSIKRHGQARGPMAHGSRYHRRPGSMGPVAANRVPKGKALPGRMGGEKITVQNLEVVSVDTERNLLLIKGAIPGPKNSFVVVKSAIKGSK from the coding sequence ATGACCAAAGGAATCTTAGGTAAAAAAGTTGGGATGACCCAGGTTTTTACTGCTGAAGGTATCGTAGTTCCAGTAACCGTTATCGAAGCAGGTCCTTGCGTGGTTCTTCAAAAGAAAGATCAAACCACTGATGGATATGAAGCAATTCAAATTGGTTTCGCTGACAAGAAAGAAGTGCGTGCCAACAAGCCTGAAAAAGGCCATGCAGCAAAAGCTAATACAACACCTAAGCGCTTCGTTCGTGAACTTCGTAACATCGATTTAGCTGGATACGAAGTAGGTCAAGAGTTAAAAGCTGATATTTTTGCAGAGGGAGACGTTGTTGACGTAACCGGAACATCGAAAGGTAAAGGTTTCGCTGGTTCTATCAAACGTCACGGTCAAGCTCGTGGACCAATGGCTCACGGTTCCCGTTACCATCGTCGTCCGGGTTCTATGGGTCCGGTTGCTGCGAACCGTGTACCGAAAGGCAAAGCATTGCCTGGACGTATGGGCGGAGAAAAAATTACAGTGCAAAATCTTGAAGTTGTTTCTGTTGATACAGAGCGCAACTTGCTGTTGATTAAAGGCGCTATCCCAGGCCCTAAAAATAGCTTCGTAGTTGTAAAATCTGCGATTAAAGGCAGCAAATAA
- the rpsJ gene encoding 30S ribosomal protein S10 produces the protein MAKQKIRIRLKAYDHRILDQSAEKIVDTAKRSGAEVSGPIPLPTERNVFTILRAVHKYKDSREQFEMRTHKRLIDIVNPTPQTVDSLMRLDLPSGVDIEIKL, from the coding sequence ATGGCAAAACAAAAAATTCGTATTCGCTTGAAAGCATACGATCACAGAATTCTTGACCAGTCCGCAGAGAAGATTGTTGATACTGCGAAGCGTTCCGGTGCAGAGGTATCCGGCCCGATTCCACTTCCAACTGAACGCAACGTCTTCACGATTCTGCGTGCGGTGCACAAATATAAGGATTCCCGTGAACAGTTCGAGATGCGCACACATAAGCGCTTAATCGACATTGTGAATCCAACACCACAAACGGTTGATTCGCTGATGCGTTTGGACCTGCCATCTGGTGTGGACATTGAAATCAAACTGTAA
- a CDS encoding DUF2087 domain-containing protein: protein MQGISELFWEASIEEIKRGYVYQEEAEQYICLICGRRFNRGMIYPYEDTLYEAEKFTRLHITHEHGSTFDFLLSLDKKLTGLTEHQKAIVRYFREGISDSDIVKELGGGSTSTIRNHRFTLREKAKQAKIMLAIMDLVEERTTKPNKFISIPRSAVMVDERFAITEEENEAILHTYFNQGKDGPLTEFPKKEKRKVAILKHIAQRFELNRQYTEKEVNEILKEIYPDYVTIRRYLIEYGFMERYPDCSAYWIKP from the coding sequence ATGCAAGGGATCTCCGAACTGTTCTGGGAAGCCTCAATAGAAGAGATTAAGCGCGGCTATGTCTATCAGGAAGAGGCCGAGCAGTATATCTGCTTAATCTGTGGCCGACGATTTAACCGGGGCATGATTTATCCTTATGAGGACACACTATATGAAGCTGAGAAGTTTACCAGGCTGCATATTACGCATGAGCATGGCTCTACGTTCGATTTCCTGCTTAGCTTAGATAAGAAGCTGACCGGCCTTACTGAGCACCAGAAAGCCATCGTCCGCTACTTCCGGGAAGGAATAAGCGACAGTGATATCGTTAAAGAGCTAGGCGGAGGCAGTACATCAACAATACGTAACCATCGCTTTACGCTTAGGGAGAAAGCAAAACAGGCCAAGATTATGCTCGCGATTATGGATCTGGTGGAAGAAAGAACAACAAAGCCAAACAAATTCATCAGTATCCCTCGTAGTGCAGTCATGGTGGACGAACGTTTTGCTATTACCGAAGAAGAGAATGAAGCCATTCTGCATACCTACTTCAACCAGGGTAAAGACGGGCCGCTGACCGAGTTTCCCAAGAAGGAGAAGCGCAAGGTAGCTATTCTGAAGCACATTGCACAGCGTTTCGAACTAAACCGGCAATATACCGAGAAAGAAGTAAATGAAATACTGAAGGAAATCTATCCGGATTACGTTACAATTAGGCGTTATCTAATCGAATACGGTTTTATGGAGCGCTATCCTGATTGCAGCGCGTATTGGATAAAGCCTTAA
- a CDS encoding gluconate 2-dehydrogenase subunit 3 family protein: protein MPNEDKTKKKTDVSVSRRNFLKKSGYVLGGVLAGGVIGSLVNAGGKNPPSANPQQPTSTPSDYNQALMYFRQDQFRIVEAATERIFPGDDIGPGAKALGVAFFIDHQLAGDWGFNGRDYMQPPFYKGEAVQGYQGRLKRREIFDIALQEMQNYSQSKYKKGFVDLTPEQQDAVLTAFEKDEVKLTTVSPSGFFRMLRNATIEGVYADPLYGGNKNMDGWKLKNYPGNQMAYTQIIDKDEFTKIPPKSLKDHLH, encoded by the coding sequence TTGCCCAACGAAGATAAAACAAAGAAAAAAACAGATGTATCCGTATCAAGACGAAACTTCCTGAAAAAATCCGGATACGTACTTGGAGGCGTACTCGCAGGTGGAGTCATTGGAAGCTTAGTGAATGCTGGAGGAAAAAACCCACCTTCAGCCAATCCGCAACAACCAACATCCACTCCCTCTGATTACAACCAGGCATTGATGTATTTTAGACAGGATCAATTTCGCATCGTAGAAGCCGCGACCGAGCGGATTTTTCCTGGTGACGACATCGGGCCTGGAGCGAAGGCCTTGGGTGTCGCTTTTTTCATCGATCATCAGCTGGCTGGTGATTGGGGCTTCAACGGCAGGGATTACATGCAGCCTCCTTTTTATAAAGGGGAAGCTGTACAAGGCTATCAAGGCCGCTTAAAACGAAGAGAAATTTTTGATATTGCATTGCAGGAAATGCAAAACTACAGCCAAAGCAAATACAAGAAAGGTTTCGTTGATTTGACGCCGGAACAGCAGGATGCTGTACTTACCGCGTTTGAGAAGGACGAGGTAAAATTGACAACTGTTTCTCCCAGTGGATTTTTCCGCATGCTGAGAAACGCAACGATTGAGGGTGTGTACGCAGATCCGTTGTATGGCGGAAATAAAAATATGGATGGATGGAAGCTCAAAAACTATCCCGGCAACCAGATGGCGTATACACAAATCATCGACAAAGATGAATTCACAAAAATACCGCCAAAAAGCCTAAAAGACCATCTCCATTGA
- a CDS encoding GMC family oxidoreductase — MKKLPKVDVVIVGVGWGGGIIASELTKKGMKVVGLERGKERKTEDYLMVHDELRYAYRYELMQDLSKETITFRSNERIRALPMRQYGSFLIGDGIGGAGVHWNGQNYRFLPYDFQIKSKTIERYGKNKIPDGMTIQDWGITYEELEPYFDKFEKMAGISGEENPLAGKRSAKYPNPPMKTTPSMRMFIDTAKKMKLHPYILPSANLSQAYTNPDGVARAACQYCGYCERFGCEYGAKADPVVTVIPVAKKTGNFEIRTHSYVRRILHKGGKATGVMYTDVTTGEEIEQPADIVVVTSYVFNNVRLLLNSKLGRPYEPSTGRGVIGKNYAYQVMRGSALGFFDNKEFNTFAGAGALGASLDDYNGDNFDHSDVNFIHGGNIAMTQTGLRPIANNPVPKGTPSWGKEFKTQSVKYANRTLTVAGQGSSMPFKHHYLDLDPVYKDAFGDPLIRMTFDFEEQDRQLAKFLATKCGDILKEMGANRVDVNINLGPYDIMPYQSTHNTGGVIMGNSPDTSAVNNYLQMWDAENVFVIGASAFPHNSGYNPTGTVGALAYRAAEGIIKYHQKGGSLV, encoded by the coding sequence ATGAAAAAGTTACCGAAAGTTGACGTCGTCATAGTAGGCGTAGGCTGGGGCGGCGGAATCATTGCTTCAGAGCTGACAAAAAAGGGAATGAAAGTAGTAGGATTAGAACGAGGCAAGGAGCGAAAAACCGAAGATTACCTGATGGTACACGACGAACTTCGTTACGCTTACCGCTATGAATTAATGCAGGATCTTTCTAAAGAAACCATTACGTTCCGCAGCAACGAACGAATTCGTGCCCTTCCGATGAGACAATACGGCTCCTTCTTAATCGGGGATGGCATCGGTGGCGCCGGAGTCCATTGGAATGGTCAAAACTATCGTTTCCTTCCCTATGACTTCCAAATTAAGAGCAAAACGATAGAGCGCTATGGCAAAAATAAAATTCCTGACGGCATGACCATACAGGATTGGGGTATTACATACGAGGAACTAGAGCCATACTTCGATAAATTCGAGAAAATGGCCGGCATCTCCGGGGAAGAGAACCCGCTAGCAGGCAAACGCTCTGCCAAGTATCCTAATCCTCCAATGAAAACAACGCCATCGATGAGAATGTTTATTGATACAGCAAAAAAAATGAAACTCCATCCTTATATTCTACCTTCTGCTAATCTATCTCAAGCATATACTAATCCAGATGGAGTTGCACGCGCAGCGTGTCAATACTGCGGCTACTGTGAACGCTTCGGATGTGAATATGGAGCTAAGGCCGACCCGGTTGTTACGGTTATTCCTGTCGCAAAAAAAACCGGCAACTTCGAGATTCGAACGCACTCTTATGTTCGCCGGATTTTGCATAAAGGCGGAAAAGCTACCGGGGTTATGTATACGGACGTAACGACTGGAGAAGAAATTGAACAGCCAGCCGATATCGTCGTTGTTACAAGCTATGTGTTCAATAATGTACGCCTGCTGTTAAACTCGAAGTTAGGCCGTCCATATGAACCATCAACCGGGAGAGGCGTCATCGGTAAAAACTATGCTTATCAGGTAATGAGAGGTAGTGCCTTGGGCTTTTTTGATAATAAAGAATTCAATACTTTTGCTGGTGCTGGCGCCCTTGGAGCAAGCTTGGATGACTACAATGGTGATAATTTTGATCATTCTGACGTAAACTTTATTCATGGCGGCAACATTGCTATGACCCAAACTGGGCTTAGACCTATTGCCAATAATCCAGTTCCCAAAGGGACGCCAAGCTGGGGTAAAGAATTTAAGACCCAATCCGTTAAATACGCTAATCGGACATTAACTGTTGCCGGTCAGGGCTCATCGATGCCTTTTAAACATCACTATCTGGATCTTGATCCGGTATATAAGGATGCCTTTGGAGATCCGCTCATCCGCATGACCTTTGATTTTGAAGAACAGGACCGCCAACTTGCCAAGTTTCTGGCTACAAAATGCGGGGACATTCTCAAAGAAATGGGGGCAAACCGCGTTGACGTTAACATAAACTTGGGGCCTTACGATATTATGCCGTATCAATCTACACACAATACCGGCGGAGTCATTATGGGGAATAGCCCGGATACATCGGCCGTAAATAACTACCTACAGATGTGGGATGCAGAAAATGTATTCGTAATAGGCGCTTCCGCTTTTCCGCATAATAGTGGCTATAACCCTACCGGAACGGTAGGAGCTCTCGCTTACCGTGCCGCTGAAGGTATCATCAAATACCATCAAAAAGGCGGTTCACTTGTATGA
- the tatA gene encoding twin-arginine translocase TatA/TatE family subunit, with amino-acid sequence MISNIGIPGLILILVIALIVFGPQKLPQIGRGAGDALREFRQSTKGILEDSPEPQNPDKKT; translated from the coding sequence ATGATAAGCAATATCGGCATTCCTGGCTTGATTCTCATTCTTGTGATTGCGCTTATTGTTTTCGGCCCGCAGAAGCTGCCGCAGATTGGTCGCGGCGCAGGCGATGCCCTGCGCGAATTCCGACAATCTACAAAAGGAATTCTGGAGGATTCGCCAGAGCCACAAAATCCAGATAAAAAAACGTAA
- a CDS encoding globin-coupled sensor protein — protein sequence MHPTLENQMEDYQERTQSGRPNVFEHITEAELEERKRFLNLTPSRLKLLVESKSLISELAHELVEVFYKKLMENDELQSIIRENSTVERLGKTFVRYCESLATDQVDLDYVKNRMRIGDVHNRVRLLPSWYIAANQVIMEFFIQRIMEKYVRHDVTRGIELTTALSGLINLDTQIIMESYIAIYIKDRMRVQEEIKQVQRKLVESGETLAATAEETSSSASEMFYATEKVYEDAQRIEASSENIVVHATTGEEIIDRTFETMEQIEAFFKGVHKKILKLSESSNQIETIIEFIQKISKMTNILALNAAIEASRAGGEHGRSFMVVANEVKKLADDTSKALTEISELVQVSQTDVQEVVSSLNGTTDMVEAGISHASEAKTSFQDIMKAITESLAGIKKVTSDIKNLEMVSQEMRDASSNVAELAGELAEISREINRKINQA from the coding sequence ATGCATCCTACATTAGAAAATCAGATGGAAGATTATCAGGAACGAACGCAGAGTGGAAGACCTAACGTATTCGAACATATAACAGAAGCGGAATTGGAGGAACGTAAGCGTTTTCTTAATCTTACACCTTCCCGATTGAAGCTTTTGGTGGAAAGTAAATCGCTGATAAGCGAGCTTGCACACGAGCTGGTAGAGGTTTTCTATAAGAAGCTTATGGAAAACGACGAGCTTCAGAGTATTATTCGGGAGAATTCCACAGTAGAGAGGCTGGGTAAAACGTTTGTCAGGTATTGTGAGAGTCTAGCTACAGACCAAGTAGACCTGGACTATGTGAAGAACCGGATGCGCATCGGTGACGTCCATAACAGAGTTCGCCTCTTGCCCAGTTGGTATATTGCCGCCAATCAGGTGATTATGGAGTTCTTTATTCAGCGCATAATGGAGAAGTATGTTCGCCATGACGTAACCAGGGGGATTGAACTTACCACAGCACTATCAGGGCTGATTAACCTTGATACCCAAATTATTATGGAATCGTATATCGCTATTTATATTAAGGATCGAATGCGTGTGCAGGAAGAGATTAAACAGGTACAACGTAAACTAGTAGAATCGGGTGAAACACTGGCCGCTACGGCAGAGGAAACCAGCTCGTCTGCGAGCGAGATGTTTTACGCGACAGAGAAGGTATACGAGGATGCGCAACGAATTGAGGCGAGTTCCGAAAATATCGTAGTACATGCAACAACAGGAGAGGAGATTATTGACAGGACCTTCGAGACAATGGAGCAAATCGAGGCGTTCTTCAAGGGTGTGCATAAGAAAATCCTAAAGCTGAGCGAGAGCTCTAATCAAATCGAGACCATCATCGAATTTATCCAGAAAATCTCTAAGATGACCAACATTCTAGCGCTCAATGCAGCTATTGAAGCTTCGCGTGCTGGCGGAGAACATGGTCGTAGCTTCATGGTAGTGGCGAATGAAGTGAAGAAACTGGCCGATGACACCAGTAAAGCACTAACCGAAATCTCTGAATTGGTACAAGTTTCACAGACGGATGTACAGGAGGTAGTAAGTTCGCTGAATGGAACGACTGATATGGTAGAGGCGGGAATCAGTCATGCTTCCGAGGCAAAAACGAGTTTTCAGGATATCATGAAGGCGATCACTGAGTCGCTTGCTGGCATTAAGAAGGTAACCTCCGATATTAAAAATCTGGAGATGGTCTCACAGGAAATGCGTGACGCCTCCAGCAATGTTGCTGAGCTGGCAGGTGAGTTAGCAGAGATTAGCCGTGAGATTAACCGGAAGATTAATCAAGCATAA
- a CDS encoding DUF2179 domain-containing protein: MLTALLIFGMQLILMPIVTLRTILLVKNETKKASAIGVLEAVINVLSLGIVFSDMSRIINIAAYALGFGCGLYIGGLVERKLAIGYVTYQVSLLDKNYELIDTLRKEGFGVTIFETEGISARRSRLEVLAKRTREKELLAIINEIAPKAFVVSYETRTFKGGYLTKVMKKNEKLNTNEKTVQRHN, translated from the coding sequence TTGTTAACAGCCTTGCTTATTTTTGGCATGCAACTTATATTAATGCCCATCGTTACACTGCGTACCATTCTTCTTGTAAAAAATGAAACCAAGAAGGCGTCTGCCATAGGTGTGTTAGAAGCGGTTATCAACGTTTTAAGTTTGGGGATTGTTTTTTCTGACATGTCTCGCATCATTAATATAGCGGCTTATGCTTTAGGGTTCGGGTGTGGACTTTATATAGGTGGTTTAGTCGAAAGAAAATTAGCAATTGGCTATGTTACTTATCAAGTCAGCCTACTAGATAAAAACTATGAATTAATTGATACCCTACGAAAGGAAGGGTTTGGCGTTACCATTTTTGAGACCGAAGGGATTAGTGCCCGTCGCTCTCGCTTGGAAGTACTAGCTAAAAGAACACGAGAAAAAGAGCTATTAGCTATCATTAATGAAATAGCTCCAAAAGCGTTTGTTGTTTCTTATGAGACTCGTACTTTTAAGGGAGGGTATTTAACAAAGGTAATGAAGAAAAACGAGAAATTAAATACGAACGAAAAAACAGTACAGCGACATAACTAA
- a CDS encoding HipA family kinase, with protein sequence MIQPVAYQRKVEGKSGAHLITFDDGRDYVVKFLKPEFEKMLANEWIGYCLARFMQLPVPCARIVEIPPEFYGNIPDMDRFVYTKRQFASLYIENCKNGYTASNMEIITNVDSLAGIILLDYWLYNRDRTRKNILLQEEATGEYRLWMIDQSEILGSYSWSLSELEALPDTLLRSATHQIMGRFIKDEAAFEKQLQIIRTIPRLLLEEIVSLIPDEWQVSAYEREKLVNVLLFRRDQQLPLIMKQFTENVYQPLKRGQK encoded by the coding sequence ATGATTCAGCCTGTAGCATATCAAAGAAAGGTAGAAGGGAAATCGGGTGCCCACCTCATCACATTTGATGATGGACGCGATTATGTTGTCAAATTCCTTAAACCGGAATTTGAAAAGATGCTTGCCAATGAGTGGATCGGCTACTGTTTGGCAAGGTTTATGCAACTTCCTGTACCGTGTGCTCGCATAGTGGAGATTCCTCCAGAGTTTTATGGCAATATTCCTGATATGGATCGCTTTGTTTATACAAAGCGACAGTTTGCCTCTCTTTATATTGAAAATTGTAAGAATGGATATACAGCTTCTAATATGGAGATAATTACGAATGTTGATTCGCTTGCCGGTATTATTCTGCTAGATTACTGGCTATATAATCGCGATCGCACCCGGAAAAATATTTTGCTTCAGGAAGAGGCGACTGGCGAGTATAGATTGTGGATGATTGATCAGTCAGAGATTCTAGGGTCCTACTCCTGGTCTCTTTCCGAGCTGGAGGCGCTGCCGGATACTCTCCTGCGAAGTGCTACACATCAAATTATGGGACGGTTTATTAAGGATGAAGCGGCTTTCGAGAAACAATTGCAAATCATCCGAACCATCCCGCGACTTTTGCTGGAAGAAATCGTATCTCTTATTCCTGATGAGTGGCAAGTATCCGCATACGAAAGAGAAAAGCTGGTTAATGTGCTGCTTTTCCGTCGTGATCAGCAGCTTCCATTGATTATGAAACAATTCACTGAGAATGTGTACCAACCTCTTAAAAGAGGTCAGAAATAA
- a CDS encoding glycosyltransferase family 4 protein, producing MKVLVIWRLLTVGGVNAGWRNRAIYFKQQGIFTEFLYTTDRGGLHIMDGVAPVYLTKDENKIVSIIRNGRYDAIIVVDTADAYRWLGKAEFDGPVIIEARTPEINKLSPHIKDFRPIQPATIVVPSLYQKRLASILTENIPIQVIYNGVDTSFFRPIAGADIHHNTPPTVTAGKKVIGWIGRIDRRKNWKLLLRIADLIQKERNDIEFWVIGGAQSVQRDKFAARRIEQKLDDIVKWFPVIPYQEMPHIYAKIRETGGCTLATTRGESFGNTFIEAMACGVPVVAPGVTSLPELVIHRKTGLLFREGHTREAIKHIYRIVDMDQARYEKMSRAAVRQVQEKFAMECIAPRYTELLRTLVGKVKYP from the coding sequence ATGAAAGTACTGGTTATTTGGCGTCTTTTGACGGTAGGAGGGGTGAACGCTGGTTGGAGGAATCGCGCCATTTACTTTAAACAGCAAGGGATTTTCACAGAATTTCTGTATACGACTGATCGCGGTGGATTGCATATTATGGACGGTGTCGCCCCAGTTTATTTGACGAAAGATGAAAATAAAATCGTATCTATTATTCGGAACGGACGTTATGATGCAATTATTGTAGTCGATACAGCAGACGCCTATCGTTGGCTGGGAAAGGCAGAATTTGACGGTCCGGTGATTATAGAGGCGCGTACGCCGGAGATAAATAAGCTTAGTCCCCATATCAAGGATTTTCGCCCGATTCAACCAGCTACGATTGTTGTTCCTTCCCTCTATCAAAAACGTCTGGCTTCTATTCTTACAGAGAACATTCCCATTCAGGTAATTTATAATGGCGTCGATACATCGTTTTTTCGACCTATAGCTGGAGCTGATATCCACCACAATACACCTCCTACCGTAACCGCGGGTAAAAAGGTAATCGGTTGGATTGGCCGGATTGATAGGCGGAAAAACTGGAAGCTGTTGTTGCGAATTGCCGACCTTATTCAAAAAGAGCGGAATGACATAGAGTTCTGGGTTATTGGTGGTGCGCAAAGCGTACAGCGGGACAAATTCGCTGCACGGAGAATCGAACAGAAGCTTGATGATATTGTAAAGTGGTTTCCAGTGATTCCGTATCAGGAAATGCCTCATATATATGCAAAAATTCGCGAAACCGGCGGTTGCACCCTCGCTACAACACGAGGGGAATCGTTTGGAAATACATTCATCGAAGCAATGGCTTGCGGCGTGCCGGTTGTTGCTCCGGGAGTCACTTCTCTTCCTGAACTTGTCATACATCGTAAAACCGGGCTTCTTTTTCGCGAGGGGCATACACGCGAGGCGATAAAGCACATATATAGAATTGTAGACATGGACCAAGCAAGGTATGAAAAGATGTCGCGCGCCGCCGTCAGACAGGTGCAGGAGAAATTCGCCATGGAGTGTATCGCACCACGTTATACCGAACTGTTGCGAACACTCGTTGGGAAGGTGAAGTATCCATGA